One window of Camelina sativa cultivar DH55 chromosome 4, Cs, whole genome shotgun sequence genomic DNA carries:
- the LOC104783425 gene encoding uncharacterized protein At4g04775-like has protein sequence MSNVSGDSSCASNVRERGRGTVVGVPKRCWCGEAIVAKNLKSESNPCRRNFRCGYATAKKLMNDDHVFKWVDEALLDEVESFSVQTVKLQMEMEIEKKMQMELEKELFERVEDAKSELKARMKVISRLLSDCLL, from the exons ATGAGCAATGTATCTGGAGACTCGAGTTGTGCATCAAATGTCCGAGAGAGAGGACGAGGTACAGTTGTTGGCGTAcctaagagatgttggtgtggaGAAGCAATCGTGGCCAAAAATTTGAAATCGGAGTCAAATCCTTGTCGACGAAACTTCCGTTGTGGGTATGCAACTGCGAAGAAG CTTATGAATGATGACCACGTCTTCAAGTGGGTCGATGAGGCACTGTTGGATGAGGTAGAGTCTTTCTCTGTTCAAACTGTAAAACTACAAATGGAAAtggagattgagaagaagatgcaaatggagcTTGAGAAAGAGCTATTTGAGAGGGTTGAAGATGCAAAATCAGAATTGAAAGCAAGGATGAAGGTTATCAGTCGtttgctttcagattgtttgttgtga